The Natronosporangium hydrolyticum nucleotide sequence GACAACCGATCCCAGGTAGACCCGACCGAGGTTGCGGTGCAGTTTCGGGTAGCGGACCCGGATCCGGGTGACGAACTGGAAGGGCCCGATGAGCAACGCCAGTGAGCTGGGAATCGCGTGCGCGGCGATGGAAAGGTAGTGTGCGGCGACCTCGGGGTTGAGCGGGATCCGGTTGCGTTCCAGGTCACCGACCAGGTATGGCTCCACAGAGTAGAGGGCGATCCCGAGGGCCGATACGGCTACCAGGCACCAGAGCAGCCACCACCACCGGCGGCGGGTCAATGTCGTCATACGGGCACAGTGCCCCGACGGCGACCTTGCCGCCTCGGCGAAAATCGCCTAATCCAGTGGTTCAGTCCCGCCGCCCGATCGGCGGGACCCACCTCTCACCGACCCGGACCGGCGCCGGGGTCAGGCAGATCCCGGAGCTGCCGGCGGGAGCTGACCCCTAGTTTGCGGAAGATGCCGCGCAGGTGGGCGTCGATCGTGCGCGGACTCAGGTAGAGCCGGGCGGCGATCTCCTTGTTTGTCGCGCCGGTGGCCACCAGGGCGGCGACCTGCTGCTCCTGCGCCGTCAACGCGCCGGGTCCGGGCTCGCCCCGACCCCGGATCCGGGCGCCGGCGGCGCGCAACTCGTCGGCGGCCCGCCGGGCGAACGCCGTCATCCCAATGGTGGCGAACAGCTCATGGGCGGTGCGCAGTTGTTCGCTGGCGTCCCGCCGCCGACCCGCCCGGCGCAGCCACTCCCCGTACAGCAGGCGCGCCCGGGCCTGGTACGGCGCCGCCCGGGTCCGGTCGAGGCGCACCAGCGCCTCCCGGTAATCATCCTCCACACCAGACAGCAACGCTCTGCTGTACGCCGCCACCCCCAGCCCACAGTCCGTACCGGCGGCGGTCGCGCGCTTGGTCAACGCCGCCAGCGCCGACTCCGCCGCCGCGCGGTCGCCGGTCCGGACCGCCGCCTCCACCAGCTCCGGCAGGCTGACCCCGGCCAGGTAGAGGTCGCCCGCCGCGACGGCCCGGCTCGCCGCGGCCAACGCGGCCGGATAGTCGGCCGAGCCGTTGTCCAGAATCGACCGCGCCCAGTCGATGTTCGCCACCAGCTGGCCGGATCCGCTGGCGGTCGCGGCGCCCCTGGCCGCGTCGAACTCCGCAAGCGCCTCCGCCCGGCGGCCTCGCAAGGCCGTCAGGTGCAGCGACGGGTAGCCCTTCGGCGGTAAGCCCAGCGCGTCGGCGATCACCGCCTCCTCTTCGATCGCCGCCGCCGCCCGTGCGAAGTCGCCCATGAGCGTCGCCGCCACCGCGGTCAGGGCCAACCCCAGCCGCAGCTCCGGCAGCGCACCGGACTCCCTGCCGTCGGCGAGCAACCGGGTGACGATTTTGTCGAGGGCTTCCGGGTCCCACAACTCGCCCGCGAGCATCGACGCCAACGCCGGTCGTCGCCGCCACTCCCCCTCGGCGCCGGCCAGCACCGACCGCAGGACCGGGGCCGCCTCCCGGTGCTCCCCGGTGCCGATCAGGGCGAGCGCCGACAGCAGATCCGGGGCGGGCGGCGCCGGCAGGATCGCCCTGGCCTCGGCGAGGACCATATCCATCACCCCGGCCGCCCGGCCGACCGCCAGGGCCATCTCCAGCGCATCAAGGTACGCCCGCCGGGACTTCTCCGGGTCGAACGGTGCGAGCCGGCGGGCGGCCCGCAGCATGTGCTCCGGACCGCTGTCGTCGATGTGCTGGAGGAACGCGGCCCGTCCCCGCAGCAGATCCGCGTGGGCCCGGGCGGTCTCGTCGAGCCCGTCGACGTCGACCGTGGCGAGCAGGGTGGCGGCCGGCTCCGACTGGCCGGCGTCGATCATGGCCTGCACTGCGGCGAAGGTACGCCGGACCCGCTCACCAGCGTCCACCGACCGCTCGGCCGCCCGCCGGAGAAACGCCGCAGCAGCTGCCAACCCGCCCCGGGCGCCGGCCCGGGAGGCGGCAGCTTCAAGGTCCGCCGCCACGTTCTCGTCCGGATCGGCCCCGGCGTGGGCGCGGTGCCACGCCCACCGGTCCGGCTCCCGCCTCAGGTCGGTCACCTCTGCCAGCGCCCGGTGGGCGGCGTAGCGTGACCGCGCGGTCGCCGCGTGGTAGACGACCGACCTGGCGATGGGATGGCTAAACCGGACCCGGGTGGTGAACTCGACCAGCCCGGACTCGACCGCCTCGATGCTGTCCCGGGGCACGTCGATCTCCGGTAGCAACCGGGCGGCGGGCCACAACAGATCCGGGTCCCCGGTGGGGTCGGCGCTGGCCACGGTGAGCAGCTGCGCCGCCCCGGGCGACAGGGCGGCCAGCCGGGCGTGAAAGCTGCGCTCGATCCGGCGCGGCACCGAGCCGGCCTCCGCCGGCGCAAACCCGCCGGCCTTCGGTAACTCCCGCAATGCCAGGGGATTGCCCCTCGCCTCAGCGAGGACCCGGCTCAGGACCCGCGCATCGAACCGCCTACCCGGGGTCGACGCCAACAGCGCTCGGGCGTCGCGCTCGGAAAGGCCCCCTAGCGGTAGCGCCGGGAGGTCGTCGAGACCGCTCGCCACCGCCGGCTCCCGGACCGTGAAAATCATGGTGATCGGTGCGGCCCCCAGCCGGCGGGCGGCGAAGGTCAGCACCGCCATCGAGGCTGGGTCGAGCCAGTGGGCGTCGTCGACTAGACACACCAGCGGACGTTCCTGGGCGGCGGCGGCGAGCAGCTCGCCGGTAGCCAGCCCGATCTGGAGCACGTCCGGGGTCCCCTCGGTCAGCCCGAAGGCCACCTGCAGCGGCGCCCGTTGCGGGTGGCCTTCGGGACTGTCCAGGAGGGAGCGGCACAGCTGGTGTAGCCCGGCGTACGGGAGACCGGTCTCGAACTCCGACCCGGCAACGGCCAGCACCCGGGCGTCGATGGCAGCGACCCGGACCTGGTCGAGCAGTGTGGACTTGCCGATACCCGCCTCTCCGCGCAGGACCACCGCACCACCCGCGCCCGCGGCGGCTCGCCGGATCAAGTCTTCGAGGTGGCGGAGTTCCGCCTCCCGGCCGAGGAACAGCGGGACAGCCACGGTGACGGCGACCGCCCGCGGCAATGAGTCGGTCATCGCGACGGACGGGTCGTGGTGGTCAGGTCAGTCACGGGTGCTGGGCCGGCCCGGTGTTCCTGCGGGCGCAGGCCACGGACCCGCTTGAACGCGGTGCTGAGCGCGAACCCGGTGCCGTACCCGACCTGCCGAGCTACCGCATCCACGGTGGCATCCCGCTCCCGCAGGAGGTCCGCCGCGAGCGCCAGCCGGGACACCGTCCACGGGTGGCTGGGGTTGCGGTGCATGAGCCGCAGTGCCCGGCCGACCACCGGATCGGTGTGGGCTGCCCGGTACCACCCCGGGGCGTCCGCCTCTGGCTGCGCGAACCAGGCCCGCACCACCGCGATCAGCAGCAGGTCGAGCAGCCGGTCTAGCACTACTTCCTGGCCCGGCTCGGGTCGCCGTGCTCCGGCATCACCCACGCGCCGCCGTTCACCATCGCCACCAGCGACAGCGGGGCACGGTCCTGCACCCGCACCGACCACGGCGGGTCCATGACCGCCCGAAGCAGGAACGCGCCCCGTGCGCGGGGCGCGTCGAGCAGTCCGGCCAGCGCGTCCATGCCCCGAGTGTAGACGCTCTCGTATGGGGTAGCGCTTCTCAGCCATTCAGCCGCTCACAGTGCCGGGCTTGACTGGCACCCATGAACACTGAGACAACATTGGTAGTGGGAAGTACCGGCAAGACCGGGCGCCGGGTCGCCCATCGGCTGCAGGAGCGTGGGCTGCCGGTCCGGGCGGGGTTCCCGTACCGGGACGCCGCTTACATCGGCCCGGTGCCCGAGGGTGTTGCCCGCGCGCACCGGGCTGATGTCAACAGTGACGCCCGCCCCGGTCCGCCCGATCGAGCAGATATCGACGCTCTACCTGGTTGTCGGTCAACGCCGCCGCTTCCCGGTAGAGCCTCGCGGCGGTCGCCAGGTCGCCGGTCAGCTCGGCGAGGTGGGCGCGCACCGCCCGCTCCCGATGCCGCGTCAACGGTTCCGAGTCCAACCCGTGCCGCCGGTTGACGGCGTCCAGCAACGCCAGGCCGCGATCCGGGCCGTACGCCTGGGCCACCGCCACCACCCGACTCAGCCGTACCGGCGCGGTGGGGGTGAGCCGCTCCAGCCAGAGGTACAGCGCCGCGATCTGGGGCCAGTCGGTCTGTTCCGGGGAGGCGGCCGCGGCGTGCACCGCGGCGATCGCCGCCTGCAGTTGGTAGGGCCCCACCTCACGGCGGGCCCATACCGCGTCGATCAGCGCGGTCCCCTCCTTGATCAGCTCGGGGTTCCACCGGGTGCGGTCCTGCTCCACCAACGGCACCAACCCGTCATCACCGGTACGCGCCGCCTGTCTGGCGTCGGTGAGCAGCATCAGCGCGAGCAGGCCGGCCGACTCGGCATCCTCCGGCAGTTGGGCGCGGAGCATCCGGGTGAGCCGGATCGCTTCCTGGACCAGGTCGACCCTGGTGAGTTCCTCCCCTGCGGTGGCCGTGTAGCCCTCGTTGAAGATGAGATAGAGGACCTGCCGCACCGCGGCCAGCCGGTCGTCCCGGTCGACATCGGTGGGTGGGATGAACCGCGCGCCCGCCTGGGCGAGTTGTTGTTTGGCCCGGCTGATCCGGGCGCCCATGGTGCTCTCGGTGACGCCGAACGCGTGCGCGATCTCGCCGGTGGTCAGCCCACCCACCGCGCGCAGCGTAAGCGCTACCTGCGACGTGCTGCTCAGCGCGGGGTGGCAGCAGAGCAGTAGCAGGGTCAGGCTGTCGTCGGTCTCCGGCGGCGGTGGCGGCTGCCGATCAGCTTCCCCCAGGCCCAGCTCGACCGCTCCGGCCTCCTGCTCCCGCCGACGCCGGGCCTGGTCGGCGCGGAGCAGATCGACCATCTTCCGGTAGCCGACCCGGATCAGCCAGCTCCGTGGCTGCTCGGGAACGCCCTCGTCGGGCCAGGTCCGGGCCGCGACCAGCAACGCCTCCTGGACCGCGTCCTCGGCGAGGTCGAAGTGGCCAAACCGGCGAACCAGCGCGCCGAGCACCTGCGGTGCCTCCACGCGCAGCAGGTGCTCGACGTGCGGGGTCACGCGGCGAACTCCTCGCCCATGATCGGCCGAATCTCCACCGGCTCGCCCATCAGATCGACCAGTCGGGTGACGATCTCCACGGCCCGTTCATGGCTCGCGACGTCGATCACCGCGAAGCTGGCGAGGACCTCCTTGAGTTCAGCGAACGGCCCGTCGGTGGCCACCACCCCTGTTGGGCCCTTCCGGACAGTGGCGCTGACCGCCGGGTGCCCCAGCCCTTCGGTGGTGACCAACTCGCCGCTACGGATCAACTCCTGGGCGAACTCCTGGTACGCCGCGAAGGCGGCGAGCGCCTCGTCGGACGGGGTGTCGGCGCCCGCGGCGTCCCACGCCGCCGCCGGGGTGTAGCTGAGCAACAGATACTTCATGACCAATCCCCCTGGGTAAGATTACGACGCTGAGAATACGGGCGGTTCAGGCGGCTCGACGCAAGGACACCGCGAGCGCGCTCGCCCAACCAAAGGCCACCACGCCAGTGAGGGCAATCTGGATGCTCATGTGGGCGGGCGCGGTGGGCAGCAACAGCACCAGCGCCACCACGGCATTGAAGATGGCTGGCAGCAACGACCTACGTCGCAGATGCCGGACCGCCAGGACGATCGCGGCGATGGCCGCGGCGGTGAAGGCGACGACGGCCGCCGCCGAGTGGACCATGCTGTGCCAGGACATCTGGGCCACTGGACCGTCGGGCGTACCGACCGGGAAGCCGTGCTCGGGGTCCATCGGAAACGCGCCGGAGGCGATCAGCCCCAGCCCGAAGATGGTGAGCAGAATCGGCAGTGCCCGCCGTCCGGTGCCGGTCGTGAGGGTGCGGGCGACGCCCGCGGCCAGCGCCAGGATCCCCATGCCCGCCACAATGAAGGTGGCGATCTGCACCCATCCGGGACCTCCGGTGGCGAGCTGGCTGATCGGGTGCCGGGTGATGTCGAAGCCCTCGCGGGTGGCCATCTGGATCCCGGCGGAGGCGAAGAAGAACGGTCCGGCCCAGGCACCGGCGAGCAGCAGTCGCCTGGTGCTCGCCGAGACCGGCGGCGCCGCGACGTCGGTGGTGGGGACGGTGATGGTGGTCATGGCTTCCTCCTCATTCGGATGTCTGCCGGTACCTCGGTGCGGAGGGCGGTCCTTTGACGCCCTGAACGTGTGTCCTGGGTCACAACCGACCGGCGTCAAAGGCCGGGCCCCGGCTCCGAGGTAGCGGTCGAAGCCGTTCCCGACGAAGGAGGAGACATGAACGACACCATCGACCCCAGCCCGCAGCTGCAGGATCTGGCCCGACTGGTGGGGACCTGGCAGGTCACCGGCGGCGCCGAGGGCACGGTCCGGTACGAGTGGCTGCCCGGCGGATTCTTCCTGCTGCAGCACGTAAATTTGACTCAGCTCGGCCAGCCGGTCGCCGGCCTGGAGGTCATCGGGAACCTGCGGCCATTCGGCGAACCGCCCAGCGCCGAGGTGGTGTCCCGGTTCTACGACGCTGCCGGCAACACCTTCGACTACATCTACGAACTCGCTGGGGACACGCTGACGATCTGGGCCGGCGCCAAAGGAAGTCCGGCGTACTTCCGGGGCAGTTTCGACGCCGCGGACACCACATTGGTCGGCGAGTGGACGTACCCCGGCGGCGGCGGATACGCCTCCACCATGCGGCGGATCTGAACCTCGCTCCGCTGACGGTCTGGCCGGCGGCGTCGCCGGCTAGACCGTCACCCGGTACAGCGCCAGCAGCACCGACACCAGCACGACGATGAAGCCGGTGGCGACCGCGAGCCGGTTGGCGAGCGCATGACGCATCGAGACCTCCTACAGGAAGCTGTACCGCTCGGAGTGGTACTTCGACTTCGGCACTTTCAGCTCGGCAAGTGCCGACTCGACGGCGTCCATCATCGGCTCCGGGCCACAGATAAAATACTCATGCTCGGCGTACGGCGGGGTCAGATGCCGCTGGAAGATCTCCGCGTTGATGAAGCCCCGCTCGCCCTGCCAGTTGGCCGGCGGGTCCTCGAGCACATAGACAGTGGTGAGGTCCAACCGGCCGGTGAGCTCCTCGAGCTCCTCCCGGAAGGTGATCGACTGCCAATCCTTCGCCCCGTAGAGCAGCATCACCGGTCGCCGGTCACCACGGTCGGCCAGGGTCCGCAGCATGCTCATCATCGGGGTGATCCCGATGCCGCCGGCGACCAGCACATGCATGTCCGCCGGGTTGCCCATCGTGAACGCACCGTACGGGCCGTCGAGGTAGACCCGCTTGCCGACCGGAATCCCGGGTACGCTGCTCGTGAAGTCGCCGAGGTTGCGGATCGACATCTCGACCCGGCCCCCCGTCGCCTCGGCGCTGGAGGAGAACGAGAACGGTTGGGCACTGATCGTGAATGGACTACGCCACACCGTGATCCACCCGAACTGGCCGGGTTGAAACCGGAAACCGTCGTGACCGACCGGATCCAGCACCAAGGTGGTGGTCTCTCCCCGCTCGGGGCGCACCTCGCTCACCTGATAGGGCCGGCGGATGAGGAAGAGCGGCTTGACGATCCGAACATAGAGCAGCACCGCCACCCAGAGCGCGATCAGCCCGATCCACAACGCTCGACTCCACGCGTCGGTCAGGTAGAAACCCCAGCCGATCATGTGCAGGACGCCGGCCGAGACCGCGGTGACCGCCAGCGCGATGTGCAACCGGTGCCACACCTCGTACGAGAGTCGCAGTCTCACCCGCCAGAGCGCCGTCACCACGAGCACCAGCAGCGCCAGCACCGACAATAGGGCGAACCGTGCCCGCCACGGCGCGTCGACGACATTCAGCAGGCTGAGCAGGTCCGGACGGGTGACAAACAGGATCGCCGGATGCAGCAGCACCAGGGTCACGGCGATCAATGAGATCTGCCGGTGGAAGTGGTAGATGACGTCCTCACCCCACGGCTCGGTCACCCACCGAAACCGCGAAGTCACCCCGAACTGGAGCCCCATCATCGACAAGCCGGCGTAGCCGAAAGCAACTGACAACTCGGTCCAGAAATCCCGAGCCGGCTCGGCGGTACCGGTCAGCATCACGAAGATAGGCGCCAGAATGAACAGCAGGTACCCGACGACCCAGGCGGTCCGCCGTACCGAGAAGGACATCTGCACACGGGCAATCTTGCCTCACCGCGAGCCTCGTGGTGAGCGCCGGTGCGGCGGGGGATGCTGGGGTGATGAGAGCTATCGCGCTGGACGAATATGGCAATAGGGACGTGCTGCAGCTCCAGGAGCTACCGGATCCCCCGGTCGGGCCGGATATGGTGCGCATCCAGGCACGCGCTGCCGGCGTCAACCCGGTAGACCACAAGATCAGAGCTGGCTACCTGCAGGGGGCATTCCCGCACCACACGCCGCTGATCCCGGGTTGGGACGTCGCGGGCGTGGTCGAAGCGATTGGCCCGGCGGTCACCAACTTCACGGTCGGCGACGAGGTGATGGCCTACGCCCGAAAAGACACGGTGCAACACGGCACGTACGCGGAGTTGGTCACCGTCGCCGAGACTGTGGTCGCCCCGAAGCCGGCGGCGCTGAGCTTCGCCGAGGCCGGCGGCCTGCCGCTGGCCGGGTTGACCGCCTGGCAGGCCCTCGCCGCGGTCGACGTCGGCCCAGGTGACGTGGTGCTGGTCCATGCCGCCGCCGGCGGCGTCGGCCACCTGGCGGTACAACTGGCCCGCGCCCGCGGCGCCGCCCGGGTGCTCGGCACCGCCTCCGCGACCAACCACGACTTTCTACAGAGCCTCGGCTGCGAACCGATCGAGTACGGCGACGATCTGCCGCAGCGGGTCGCGGACCGGGTCGGCGGCGACGGCCGGGTCGACGCGGCGCTCGACTTCGTCGGCGGCCCCGCCCTGGCGCAGTCGCCCACGCTGGTACGCCACCCCAGCCGGCACGTCTCGGTCGTCGACCCGTCAGTGCTGGAGCAGGGCGGACGCTACGTCTTCGTCCGACCGGACGGCGACCAGCTCACGCTGCTCGGTGAGCTGGCCGCGGCGGGCCGACTGCGGGTGACGGTGACCCGGGAACTGCCGCTGGCCGAAGCCGCCGAGGCCCACCGGCTGCAAGAGGAGGGCCACGTCCGCGGCAAGCTCGTGCTCACCCTCCCCTGAGCCCGAGCCGGGGCACGCAGGAACGCCGCCGATCAGTCCCGGACGGCGGCGACCGCCTCGATCTCCACCAACTGGTCGTCGTACCCGAGCACGGTGACGCCGAGCAGCGTGCTCGGCACGTCGTGCTCACCGAACGCGTCCCGCACCACCTCCCAGGCGGTCACCAGGTCCGCCTGGGAGGTGCTGGCCACCAGCACCCGGGTGCTGATCACGTCATCGATGGTGGCGCCGGCATCGGCGAGCGCGGTGCGGAGATTCTCCACCGCCTTCGCGGCCTGGCCGGCATAGTCGCCGACCGCCGCGGTGGTCCCGTCAGCGTTGAGCGGACACGCGCCAGCCAGGAAGATCAGCCGCGCGTCCGCCGGGGCGGTCGCCGCATAGGCGTACTCAGCAACATCGGAGAGCGAGCGGGAACGGATCAGGGTGACAGCACTGGTCACGGGCAGCTATCTCCTCGGTTGGGAATCTGACGCTGCCATTATCGCGCCCCCGGAACATCGACGAATCGGGTGGATCGCGGCCTCAGGCGCGGGCCGGCCCATGGTAGTCCGCCGCCACATACACCGCCCGACGCTCACCGCCCCCGTTAGCGAACCGTCGGGTATAGGTGACCCGGTCGGCGGGCGGGGCGGGGACGCTGTACTGCGTCGGGAGCGTTTCTATGCCGCGGGAGCGGCGGCTGGGGGCAACCTCATGCCGCTCGCCATGCCAGGGACCACCCAGAAAGAGCACCTGCATCGGAAATAGTCCCCTTTCAGCGGGATGGTCGCGGTCGTCCTCGCCGCGGTCGCGGGTCGCACACCCCGCCGAGGCGGAGTCCGTCACACCGATCCTAGTCAGCATCCAAGCCGAGGTACACCTCTCGAGCGAAGGTCGCTGCTGCCCACGCCGCCCAGCACGGTTCAGCTGGAGGTCGTGCGAGGTCTCGGTACCCCCGCCCGCGTGGCGGATCAGGCTCGCCGAAGGCGGGCATCCTTCAGATCAGGACCGGGAGGGGACCGCCGGCAGCAGCTTCGAACCGTATTATCACGGCCGTGATCATGCGACTCTTCGGCGTCAGCCCTCTTCAGACAGACCTTATCGGGCACTACCCCGACCTCGCCGGGCTGCGAAGGTCGGCGAAATCGAACGCCTGGAGCCAGGTAGCAGCGCACTTCGAGCAGCTGCCCGTCCGATCTGACCAGTCGGTGGCGGTGCGGGTGGTGGCTGAGACGCCCGGTTCCGAGCGATTCCTGGAGCAGGTGGTGAACTCGGAGCGCAACTCGTCGCTCGCGCGGACCTTGTTGGGCGCGCGGTTCATCGTGATGGCCTGGGAAGCTCGTGGTCGCACGTTTGCCAAGGATGTGGACCCCTCGCAGTGGCAGTTCTTTTTCGGCTACCTTGAGCGCGCCGAGCGCCTGCTCGCTGAGGCCACCGCAATGGACCCCACCAACGCGGCGGCGTGGACCGAGCGAGTCATCTTGGCACGCGGCCTGGAGCTCGGGCTGGACGAGGGTCGACACCGTTATGAACAGGCGGCAGAGCATTGCGACGCTCCGTATACCGCGCAGCGGCAGCTGCTCCAGAACCTGTGCCCGAAATGGGGCGGGTCGGTCGACGAGCTGCACGCCTTTGCGCGCGACTGTCTCAAATGCGCCCCGCCAGGGTCGTTGGCGGGCGCCGTCGTGGCCAACGCCCACGTTGAGCACGCTCTCGACATCATGATGGCTGAGGGCGCCCTCGCGGCTGAAGAATACATCGGGCAACGTGAGGTTCGTGACGAGATTGCGGCTGCGGCGGCCCATACCGTGCTGCACCCCGAACATCGGCCCTGGCACGGTTGGGTCAGCGCTCACTCCGTCTTCGCGTTTGCGCTCGTCACGGGCGGCGACCCACGTGCCGTCCCCCACTTCGAGGCCCTCGGCAGCCGGGTCTGCCCCTACCCGTGGGAGCAGGTGTACCGGAGGTGGAAGGCAGCCTTCCGCCGCCTCGGTAACCACCGCCGGCCGCTGTGAACAGGTTAGCAACTGATCGACTCATTCTTCGGCCGCGTAGGGCAGACGAGGCCGCCGTCTACCGCCAGTTGTGGACTGAGCGAGATCCACGGGTCCCGCCGCATCGGCAGATAACTCCCGATGGCCGACCGACGGTGGAGGACATCGCAGCGCAGATCCGCACGGAGCGTGCGGAGGCGAGGCCATGGCCATTGGCGGTGGAGCGGAAGGACACCGCCGACGTCATCGGATACTGCGGGCTGGTCTTTCAGGGGAACGGGCCGCCCGACGAGCCCGAGCTGGCCTACGAGTTGCTGCGGGCGGTTCACGGCTTGGGTTACGCAACTGAGGCGGCCCGGGCCGTGGTCAGTTGGGCGAGCGATGCAGGCTATCCGCGACTATGGGCAGGGGTTCGGGACTGGAACGCCGCGTCGCGACGGGTCCTGGCGAAGCTCGGGTTCCGGGAAACGGGCCGGGTGGAGCCGGACCCCGTCCACGGCGACAACCTGCTGACCGTAAAGGAGCTTTAAACGGCCGAAGCCCGCGCCATCACATCCAAGGCAGCTGCGATCGTTCCTGCCAATACCAAGCGGCCGGCATAGCTAGGCCCGCCCACCGCGCAGCGTCGACGGTCAGCTTCTCCGCCCGCAGATTCGAGTTCAATTGGTCGCCGGTTACGGCTCCGGAGAGCACAATGCTCGCCCAGGGTCGCTGCAACGCAGCCGCGAGCGCCACCGCGTCGCCCACGCCCTCCCATACGGCGAGCCGGCCGTTCGCGAGCGCTTCCTTCACGATGACGAAACACCCCGCGGCGTGCGCGTCGGCGAGCGCCGGGCCGGCGCTTGGCTCCAGAAGATTCCAGGTGGCCTGCACACTACGGAACACCGGCCGGCCACCGACCTCTACCGACAGCGCGCTCCGGATCACCTCGGCCTGCGATGGCCCGCTGGTGGAGAGCCCAACCAGGACACCCTGCTCGGCGAGCCCGGCGAGCCGGCGGTGCAGATCCCCGTCGCGCAGGGCGGGGCTGTCCGGGGTGACCGAATGGACCTGGTAGAGATCCAGCCGGTCGCCTAACAGCGCGCGGGTCTCGCCGTACTGCCGGTCGAAGCTGGCGACACTGTGATCCTTGACCTCGTGCACCTCGGCCTCGACCCGCCAGCCGGCCGTGTAGGTGTAGCCCCACTTGCTCCCGACGACGACGTCGTCGATCTCCGGCCTTGCCAGCAACCAGTGCGCCAGGAACTCCTCGGCCCGGCCGTACGAGCGGGCGACGTCGAAATACCTGATGCCCGCGGCGTATGCCTGGTCGAGTAGTTGCCAGGCGCGGGCGCGCAGTGCTTCGACGGTCCGTTCGGCGGGCAGGTCCGCGGCCCGCCCGAGGTTGATATAGCCCGGACGGCCGACGGCCGCCAACCCCAGCCCGATCCGGGAGGCTCCGGCCAGGCGGTCGATTATCGTCATCAGCCCATCCAACACCGCGTGTTGGCGACGGTACGGCGGATCGCCGGATCCTCCGCTATGGTCACCAGGCCCCTTGCTCCTGAACTAAGTTCAACGAACTCAGTCTGACTGAACTTCGTTAAAGTGGCAACTGTGAAGGGCATCACGCGGGAGCGCATCGTGGCGGCGGCACTCGAACTGCTCAACGACGAGGGCATGGACGCCCTCACCGTCCGTGCGCTCGCCTCCCGGCTCGGCGTGAGGGCCTCGGCGCTGTACTGGCACCTCCGCAACAAGCAGGAACTCCTCGACGAGATGAGCACCGTCGTCATGCGCCGCGTCACCGACGCGGTCTCCGCGATCCCGCCCAGCGAAAGCTGGCGGGACGACGTGGCCGCCTACGCCCGAGTGCTGCGCGCGGAGTACCTGCGCCACCGGGAGGGGGCACGCATCTTCAGCGGCAGGCGGGTCTCCGACCCCGAAATCGTGAGGGCGAAAGAGTCCTGGCTCGCCCGCCTGACCGCCGCCGGTTTCACCCTCGCCGAAGCCGACGACGTACTCGACCTGATCACCGCGTTCGTGGTCGGTATCGTCATCGAGGAGCAGGAGCGGACCCAGTCGTCGCCAGGCCGGTACTCGCTCGCCGAGCGCGA carries:
- a CDS encoding RidA family protein translates to MTSAVTLIRSRSLSDVAEYAYAATAPADARLIFLAGACPLNADGTTAAVGDYAGQAAKAVENLRTALADAGATIDDVISTRVLVASTSQADLVTAWEVVRDAFGEHDVPSTLLGVTVLGYDDQLVEIEAVAAVRD
- a CDS encoding GNAT family N-acetyltransferase, with protein sequence MNRLATDRLILRPRRADEAAVYRQLWTERDPRVPPHRQITPDGRPTVEDIAAQIRTERAEARPWPLAVERKDTADVIGYCGLVFQGNGPPDEPELAYELLRAVHGLGYATEAARAVVSWASDAGYPRLWAGVRDWNAASRRVLAKLGFRETGRVEPDPVHGDNLLTVKEL
- a CDS encoding aldo/keto reductase, which translates into the protein MTIIDRLAGASRIGLGLAAVGRPGYINLGRAADLPAERTVEALRARAWQLLDQAYAAGIRYFDVARSYGRAEEFLAHWLLARPEIDDVVVGSKWGYTYTAGWRVEAEVHEVKDHSVASFDRQYGETRALLGDRLDLYQVHSVTPDSPALRDGDLHRRLAGLAEQGVLVGLSTSGPSQAEVIRSALSVEVGGRPVFRSVQATWNLLEPSAGPALADAHAAGCFVIVKEALANGRLAVWEGVGDAVALAAALQRPWASIVLSGAVTGDQLNSNLRAEKLTVDAARWAGLAMPAAWYWQERSQLPWM
- a CDS encoding TetR/AcrR family transcriptional regulator C-terminal domain-containing protein, encoding MKGITRERIVAAALELLNDEGMDALTVRALASRLGVRASALYWHLRNKQELLDEMSTVVMRRVTDAVSAIPPSESWRDDVAAYARVLRAEYLRHREGARIFSGRRVSDPEIVRAKESWLARLTAAGFTLAEADDVLDLITAFVVGIVIEEQERTQSSPGRYSLAERDAWLGEGAELVKAAGHLRDQGDARFERQLGIVLDGLDRAGPRSPSSPSEVTDTRTGTGTAAVDLPT